In Mycolicibacterium phocaicum, one DNA window encodes the following:
- a CDS encoding valine--tRNA ligase has translation MTASDTPDPATVTAADSLPKTWDPSAVEADMYRGWVDAGYFTADPTSDKPPYSIVLPPPNVTGSLHMGHALDHTLMDALTRRKRMQGYEVLWLPGMDHAGIATQTLVEKQLAADGKTKEDFGREGFVEKVWEWKRESGGTIGGQMRRLGDGVDWSRDRFTMDEGLSRAVRTIFKRLFDAGLIYRAERLVNWSPVLETAISDLEVKYDDVEGELVSFRYGSMNDAEPHIVVATTRLETMLGDTAIAVHPEDERYRALVGSTLPHPFLDRDIIIVADEHVDPEFGTGAVKVTPAHDPNDFEIGLRHNLPMPTIMDTKGAIAGTGTEFDGMDRFEARVKVREKLAGEGRIVAEKRPYLHSVGHSERSGEAIEPRLSMQWWVKVESLAKAAGDAVRNGDTVIHPTSLEPRWFAWVDDMHDWCISRQLWWGHRIPIWHGPDGETVCVGPDEEPPAGWEQDPDVLDTWFSSALWPFSTMGWPEKTPELEKFYPTTVLVTGYDILFFWVARMMMFGTFVADDPVLDGAKVPFENVFLHGLIRDQFGQKMSKSKGNGIDPLDWVEMFGADALRFTLARGASPGGDLSIGEDHARASRNFATKLFNATRFAMMNGAAPAALPDAAELTDADRWILGRLEEVRVEVDNTLDRYEFSRACEALYHFAWDEFCDWYLELAKAQLFEGGSRTEHTKAVLAAVLDVLLKLLHPVMPFVTEALWKSLTGGESVVIAEWPQASGVALDQVSAQRITDMQKLITEVRRFRSDQGLNDRQKVPARLVGIAEADLDAQVAAVTSLAWLTEPAGDFNPSAAVEVRLSKGTVVVEVDTSGTVDVAAERRRLEKDLAAAQKELAQTAGKLGNEAFLAKAPEDVVAKIKARQQLATEEVDRINTRLAGLPSA, from the coding sequence GTGACTGCCAGCGATACGCCTGATCCCGCGACCGTGACTGCGGCCGATTCCCTGCCCAAAACGTGGGATCCCAGCGCGGTAGAAGCTGACATGTACCGGGGCTGGGTCGACGCCGGGTACTTCACCGCCGACCCGACGAGCGACAAGCCGCCGTACTCCATCGTGCTGCCGCCGCCGAACGTCACCGGCAGCCTGCACATGGGCCACGCGCTCGACCACACCCTGATGGACGCCCTGACGCGACGCAAGCGCATGCAGGGCTACGAGGTGCTGTGGCTGCCCGGCATGGACCACGCCGGTATCGCCACGCAGACCCTGGTCGAGAAGCAGCTCGCCGCCGACGGCAAGACCAAGGAAGACTTCGGCCGCGAGGGCTTCGTGGAGAAGGTCTGGGAGTGGAAGCGCGAGTCCGGCGGCACCATCGGCGGCCAGATGCGTCGCCTGGGCGACGGCGTCGACTGGAGCCGGGACCGGTTCACCATGGACGAAGGCCTGTCACGCGCCGTCCGCACCATCTTCAAGCGGCTGTTCGACGCCGGCCTGATCTACCGCGCCGAGCGGTTGGTCAACTGGTCACCGGTGCTGGAGACCGCGATCTCCGACCTCGAGGTCAAGTACGACGACGTCGAGGGCGAGCTGGTCTCGTTCCGGTACGGCTCGATGAACGACGCCGAGCCCCACATCGTGGTGGCCACCACGCGTCTCGAGACGATGCTCGGTGACACCGCCATCGCCGTGCACCCCGAGGACGAGCGCTACCGCGCGCTGGTCGGCAGCACGCTGCCGCACCCGTTCCTGGACCGCGACATCATCATCGTCGCCGACGAGCACGTCGACCCCGAATTCGGCACGGGCGCAGTGAAAGTCACACCCGCGCACGATCCCAACGACTTCGAGATCGGCCTGCGGCACAACCTGCCGATGCCGACCATCATGGACACCAAGGGCGCCATCGCCGGTACCGGAACCGAATTCGACGGTATGGACCGCTTCGAGGCCCGCGTCAAGGTGCGCGAGAAGCTGGCCGGCGAGGGCCGGATCGTCGCCGAGAAGCGGCCCTACCTGCACAGCGTCGGGCACTCCGAGCGCAGCGGTGAGGCCATCGAGCCGCGGCTGTCCATGCAGTGGTGGGTCAAGGTGGAATCGCTCGCCAAGGCCGCCGGTGACGCAGTCCGTAACGGCGACACCGTGATTCACCCGACCAGCCTGGAACCGCGCTGGTTCGCCTGGGTCGACGACATGCACGACTGGTGCATCTCCCGTCAGCTGTGGTGGGGACACCGCATCCCGATCTGGCACGGCCCGGACGGCGAGACGGTCTGCGTCGGCCCGGACGAGGAGCCGCCGGCCGGCTGGGAGCAGGACCCCGACGTGCTCGACACGTGGTTCTCGTCCGCGCTGTGGCCGTTCTCGACCATGGGCTGGCCGGAGAAGACGCCGGAGCTCGAGAAGTTCTATCCCACAACGGTTCTGGTCACCGGCTACGACATCCTGTTCTTCTGGGTGGCCCGCATGATGATGTTCGGCACGTTCGTCGCCGACGACCCGGTGCTCGACGGAGCGAAGGTGCCCTTCGAGAACGTCTTCCTGCACGGCCTGATCCGGGATCAGTTCGGCCAGAAGATGAGCAAGTCCAAGGGCAACGGCATCGACCCGCTGGACTGGGTCGAGATGTTCGGCGCCGACGCGCTGCGCTTCACCCTGGCCCGCGGCGCCAGCCCGGGCGGCGACCTGTCCATCGGTGAGGACCACGCCCGCGCGTCCCGCAACTTCGCGACCAAGCTGTTCAACGCAACACGTTTCGCGATGATGAACGGTGCGGCACCCGCTGCGCTGCCGGACGCTGCCGAGCTCACCGACGCCGACCGCTGGATTCTGGGCCGGTTGGAAGAGGTCCGCGTCGAGGTCGACAACACGCTGGACCGTTACGAATTCAGCCGGGCCTGCGAGGCGCTGTACCACTTCGCGTGGGACGAGTTCTGTGACTGGTACCTGGAGCTCGCGAAAGCCCAACTGTTCGAAGGCGGTTCGCGCACCGAGCACACCAAGGCCGTGCTGGCCGCGGTGCTCGACGTGCTGCTCAAACTGCTGCATCCCGTGATGCCGTTCGTCACCGAGGCGCTGTGGAAGTCGCTGACCGGTGGCGAATCGGTGGTCATCGCCGAGTGGCCGCAGGCCTCCGGCGTCGCGCTCGACCAGGTCTCCGCGCAGCGGATCACCGACATGCAGAAGCTGATCACCGAGGTGCGCCGGTTCCGCAGCGACCAGGGCCTCAACGACCGGCAGAAGGTGCCCGCCCGCCTGGTCGGCATCGCCGAAGCCGACCTGGACGCCCAGGTGGCCGCGGTGACGTCGCTGGCCTGGCTGACCGAACCGGCCGGCGACTTCAACCCGTCCGCGGCCGTGGAGGTCCGGCTGTCCAAGGGCACCGTCGTCGTCGAGGTGGACACGTCGGGCACGGTCGACGTCGCCGCCGAGCGACGCCGGCTCGAGAAGGACCTGGCCGCCGCGCAGAAGGAACTCGCCCAGACCGCAGGCAAATTGGGCAACGAGGCGTTCCTCGCGAAGGCGCCCGAGGACGTCGTCGCCAAGATCAAAGCCCGTCAGCAGCTGGCCACCGAAGAGGTCGACCGGATCAACACCCGGCTGGCCGGCCTGCCGTCCGCATGA
- a CDS encoding DUF937 domain-containing protein produces the protein MAGLDELLNQIPTQEIAAKLGADEGEVNSAVQQLVPLLVGGLQHNAEDPDTAAGIENEAAGHAASGLLDGGVTVDQVNQDQGADAIAKIFGGNDSGQVASALAGGGAGNSELIQKLLPILAPIVLAYIGKQLTGGGGGASTPAASGGGLGDVLGNILGGALSGNKAGGNTNSGDNPLGSILGSVLGGGGNQGAGGVLGSVLGGLFGNKK, from the coding sequence ATGGCTGGTCTTGACGAACTGCTCAATCAGATTCCGACACAAGAGATTGCGGCCAAGCTCGGCGCTGATGAAGGGGAGGTGAACAGCGCCGTACAACAACTGGTGCCGCTGCTGGTGGGCGGCCTGCAGCACAACGCGGAAGACCCCGATACCGCGGCCGGCATCGAGAACGAGGCCGCCGGCCACGCGGCGAGCGGACTCCTCGACGGTGGCGTGACGGTCGACCAGGTCAACCAGGACCAGGGCGCCGACGCCATCGCGAAGATCTTCGGCGGCAACGACAGCGGCCAGGTCGCGTCGGCGCTGGCCGGTGGCGGCGCGGGCAACAGCGAGCTGATCCAGAAGCTGCTGCCGATCCTGGCGCCCATTGTGCTGGCCTACATCGGCAAGCAGCTGACCGGCGGTGGCGGCGGGGCCTCGACACCCGCGGCGTCCGGCGGCGGTCTCGGCGACGTGCTGGGCAACATCCTCGGCGGCGCGCTGAGTGGCAACAAGGCGGGCGGCAACACGAACTCCGGTGACAACCCGCTCGGCAGCATCCTGGGCAGCGTCCTCGGCGGCGGCGGTAACCAGGGCGCCGGCGGCGTGCTCGGCAGTGTCCTCGGTGGGTTGTTCGGCAACAAGAAGTAG
- a CDS encoding saccharopine dehydrogenase family protein — translation MTAPQREFDIVLYGATGFVGKLTAQYLAEHGGQARIALAGRSMDKLAAVRDSLGAAGQTWGLIQADASSQHTLDVMAERTRVVVTTVGPYLKYGLPLVAACAAAGTDYADLTGESLFIRESIDLFHKQAADTGARIVHSCGFDSIPSDLTVYALYKAAEADGAGELTDTDYVLRGFSGGVSGGTVASMLELFSRTSGDEELRQAMFDPYTLTTDRGAEPDLGHQTDTPWRRGRDIAPELAGTWTGAFVMAVANTRIVRRSNALLDWEYGRRLRYSEHMSLGSSPIAPVASALGTAANAAVMNLGSRFFNKLPRGLIDRVVPKPGTGPSEQARDKGHYRVETYTRTTSGARYRSVMAQQGDPGYKATAVLLGESGLGLALDRDRLSDLTGVLTPAAAMGDVLMTRLPAAGVTFETEALGR, via the coding sequence ATGACCGCACCGCAGCGCGAATTCGACATCGTTCTCTATGGCGCCACCGGCTTCGTCGGGAAGCTGACCGCCCAATACCTCGCAGAGCACGGAGGGCAGGCGCGGATAGCGCTCGCGGGCCGGTCGATGGACAAACTGGCGGCGGTCCGGGATTCGCTCGGCGCGGCCGGACAGACCTGGGGATTGATCCAGGCCGACGCGTCGTCACAGCACACCCTCGATGTCATGGCCGAACGGACCCGGGTGGTCGTCACCACCGTCGGTCCGTACCTCAAATACGGTCTGCCGCTCGTGGCGGCGTGTGCTGCGGCCGGTACCGACTACGCCGACCTCACGGGCGAGAGCCTGTTCATCAGGGAGAGCATCGACCTGTTCCACAAGCAGGCCGCCGACACCGGCGCCCGCATCGTGCACTCGTGTGGATTCGATTCCATCCCTTCGGATCTCACCGTCTACGCGCTGTACAAGGCGGCCGAGGCGGACGGCGCCGGCGAGCTCACCGACACCGACTACGTGCTCCGCGGATTCTCCGGCGGGGTCTCCGGCGGCACTGTCGCATCGATGCTCGAGCTGTTCTCGCGGACCTCCGGTGACGAGGAATTGCGCCAGGCCATGTTCGACCCCTACACGCTGACCACCGATCGTGGCGCCGAGCCCGACCTGGGCCACCAAACCGACACCCCGTGGCGCCGGGGCCGCGACATCGCCCCCGAACTCGCCGGGACCTGGACCGGGGCCTTCGTGATGGCGGTGGCCAATACCCGCATCGTGCGGCGCAGCAACGCGCTGCTGGACTGGGAGTACGGCCGCCGGTTGCGGTACTCGGAGCACATGAGCCTGGGCTCGTCGCCCATCGCCCCGGTGGCGTCGGCGCTGGGCACCGCGGCCAACGCCGCCGTCATGAACCTCGGCAGCCGATTCTTCAACAAGCTGCCCCGCGGCCTGATCGACCGCGTGGTGCCGAAGCCCGGGACCGGGCCCAGCGAGCAGGCGCGGGACAAGGGGCACTACCGCGTCGAGACGTACACGCGCACCACCAGCGGCGCCCGGTACCGCTCGGTCATGGCGCAGCAGGGCGATCCCGGCTACAAGGCCACCGCGGTGCTGCTGGGGGAGAGCGGGCTGGGACTGGCCCTCGACCGCGACCGGCTGTCGGATTTGACGGGTGTCCTGACGCCGGCCGCGGCGATGGGCGACGTGCTGATGACGCGGTTGCCGGCCGCCGGGGTCACGTTCGAAACCGAGGCGCTGGGGCGCTGA
- a CDS encoding S9 family peptidase, which yields MALTPFDDLDAYLSLPRVSGLAVSPDGRRVVTMISELNDKGTEFITAAWELDPDGQQEARRLTYGPKGESQPAFTVAGDLLFVAARPTDTDDDPAAALWRLPAKGGETQRVLGLAGGVSAVHTARAADVVVVTAPLLPSAATPDDDKRLRVLRKDKKVSAILHTGYPVRHWDHDLGPDHAHLLRVESDAAQDITPQPGMALNEATVDLSADGSFAVASWEVPAAGAALRSVLVRIDIATRERTVIADDPLADLGSPAISPDGNTVAYLRETHSTPEQAPRITLCTKAFGGEPVELAADWDRWPASVTWSHDGSTLLVTADDNGRAPIFAVDPSSGAVTQLTHDDFAYGEVRPVPGGALYALRSSYLTPPHPVRVDADGSVTVLPCVEFPELPGELVELTTTAADGTPVRSWLTLPAGDAPAPLLLWVHGGPLGSWNTWRWRWNPWLLTALGYAVLMPDPALSTGYGQDFIQRGWGAWGFAPYTDLMAAVDGACAHSRIDAGRIAAMGGSFGGYMANWIAGHTDRFAAIVTHASLWALDQFGPTTDGAYWWAREMTPEMAERNSPHLHVENITTPMLVIHGDKDYRVPIGEGLRLWNDLLTRSGLPADDTGATAHRYLYYPSEGHWIAAPQHAKLWYQVVAAFLSEHVLKVAVDLPEMLG from the coding sequence ATGGCCCTGACTCCGTTCGATGACCTGGATGCGTACCTCTCTCTGCCCCGGGTGTCCGGGCTCGCCGTCTCACCGGACGGCCGCCGCGTCGTGACGATGATCAGCGAACTGAACGACAAGGGCACCGAATTCATCACCGCGGCTTGGGAACTCGATCCCGACGGTCAGCAGGAAGCGCGCCGGCTGACGTACGGGCCCAAGGGGGAGTCGCAGCCGGCTTTCACCGTGGCAGGTGACCTGCTGTTCGTCGCGGCACGTCCCACCGACACCGACGACGACCCGGCCGCGGCCTTGTGGCGATTGCCGGCGAAAGGCGGTGAAACGCAACGGGTTCTCGGCCTGGCGGGTGGCGTCAGTGCGGTACACACAGCCCGTGCCGCCGACGTCGTGGTGGTGACGGCACCGCTGCTCCCGTCGGCCGCCACGCCCGACGATGACAAGCGGCTGCGCGTCCTCCGCAAGGACAAGAAGGTGTCGGCGATATTGCACACCGGCTACCCGGTGCGGCACTGGGACCACGACCTGGGCCCGGATCATGCGCACCTCCTCCGGGTCGAATCGGATGCGGCCCAAGACATCACACCGCAGCCGGGGATGGCGCTGAACGAGGCCACCGTCGACCTCAGCGCGGACGGCAGCTTCGCGGTCGCCTCCTGGGAGGTGCCCGCTGCGGGGGCCGCACTGCGCAGCGTGCTGGTCCGCATCGACATCGCCACGAGGGAGCGCACCGTCATCGCCGACGACCCGCTCGCCGACCTGGGGAGCCCGGCGATATCGCCCGACGGCAACACCGTCGCGTACCTGCGGGAGACGCACTCGACACCGGAGCAGGCGCCGCGAATCACCCTGTGCACAAAGGCCTTCGGCGGCGAGCCGGTGGAACTCGCCGCGGATTGGGACCGCTGGCCGGCATCGGTGACCTGGTCGCACGACGGGTCGACGTTGCTGGTCACCGCGGATGACAACGGCCGCGCGCCCATCTTCGCCGTCGACCCGTCGAGCGGTGCGGTCACGCAGTTGACGCACGACGACTTCGCGTACGGCGAGGTGCGGCCCGTGCCCGGTGGTGCACTGTATGCCCTGCGCAGCAGTTACCTGACCCCGCCGCATCCGGTCCGCGTCGACGCCGACGGATCTGTCACCGTGCTGCCGTGCGTCGAATTCCCCGAATTGCCAGGTGAACTCGTCGAACTGACGACAACCGCGGCCGACGGCACGCCGGTTCGTTCCTGGCTGACCCTGCCTGCCGGCGACGCCCCCGCGCCGCTGCTGCTGTGGGTGCACGGCGGGCCGCTGGGCAGCTGGAACACCTGGCGCTGGCGGTGGAATCCCTGGCTGCTCACCGCGCTCGGTTATGCGGTGTTGATGCCGGACCCGGCGCTGTCCACCGGTTACGGTCAGGATTTCATCCAGCGTGGCTGGGGCGCTTGGGGTTTCGCACCGTACACCGATCTGATGGCGGCCGTCGACGGCGCGTGTGCGCATTCGCGCATCGACGCCGGCCGGATCGCCGCCATGGGTGGCTCGTTCGGTGGCTACATGGCCAACTGGATCGCCGGGCACACCGACCGGTTCGCCGCGATCGTCACGCACGCCAGTCTGTGGGCGCTCGACCAGTTCGGGCCGACGACCGACGGTGCCTACTGGTGGGCGCGCGAGATGACACCCGAGATGGCCGAACGCAATTCACCGCACCTGCACGTCGAGAACATCACGACCCCGATGCTGGTGATCCACGGTGACAAGGACTACCGCGTGCCGATCGGTGAGGGCCTGCGGTTGTGGAACGACCTGCTGACCCGCTCCGGGCTGCCGGCCGACGACACCGGCGCCACCGCGCACCGCTACCTCTACTACCCGTCCGAAGGGCACTGGATCGCCGCGCCGCAGCACGCCAAGCTCTGGTACCAGGTGGTGGCGGCGTTCCTGTCCGAGCACGTGCTGAAGGTGGCGGTCGACCTACCGGAGATGCTTGGTTAG
- a CDS encoding alpha/beta fold hydrolase produces the protein MATHDIATGLGALQVHVSGSGDPILLMPSLLTDHTLYAAQVAHFSARYTTIAVDPPGQGCSEPLHSPFTFEASARAYVDVLDALGLPWAHLVGNSWGAMIGGTISATFPDRVGCAVLLNGTASEGPRWDRLQLALAARMTRLAGRPLFVRSTVVPRFLGKTTRRQRPDLVDGLVTMITRNDARSASFAVESIVVRRPDQHALFGRINTPTLVVAGREDASFPVAEVRRMAEAIPGSELVVLDQVGHLAAYEAPDTVNTLIDDFLDRHRGQ, from the coding sequence ATGGCGACGCACGACATCGCGACAGGCCTCGGCGCCCTGCAGGTCCACGTCAGCGGCTCCGGCGACCCGATTCTCCTGATGCCCAGCCTCCTGACCGACCACACGCTGTACGCCGCGCAGGTGGCGCACTTCTCCGCCCGGTACACCACCATCGCGGTCGACCCGCCAGGGCAGGGGTGCAGCGAGCCGCTGCACAGTCCCTTCACCTTCGAGGCGAGTGCGCGGGCGTATGTCGACGTCCTGGACGCGCTGGGGCTGCCGTGGGCGCACCTCGTCGGCAACTCGTGGGGCGCCATGATCGGCGGCACGATCTCCGCGACGTTCCCCGACCGGGTCGGATGCGCGGTACTGCTCAACGGCACCGCCTCGGAGGGCCCCCGATGGGACCGTTTGCAACTCGCGCTCGCGGCCCGGATGACCCGGCTGGCCGGGCGCCCGCTCTTCGTGCGGTCGACGGTCGTGCCGCGCTTCCTCGGGAAGACCACCCGCCGGCAGCGGCCCGACCTGGTCGACGGACTGGTGACGATGATCACGCGAAACGATGCCCGGTCGGCCAGCTTCGCGGTGGAGAGCATCGTTGTCAGGCGTCCCGATCAGCACGCCCTGTTCGGCCGCATCAACACCCCGACCCTGGTCGTCGCCGGTCGCGAGGACGCGAGCTTTCCTGTTGCCGAAGTGCGCCGGATGGCCGAGGCGATTCCCGGCTCGGAGCTGGTGGTACTGGATCAGGTGGGGCACCTGGCCGCCTATGAGGCGCCCGACACCGTCAACACGCTGATCGACGACTTCCTCGACCGCCACCGCGGGCAATGA
- a CDS encoding transglycosylase family protein: MKNIRTTLGLVAVAGAVAVAPMVIGTGTANADGGHNWDAVAACESGGNWAINTGNGYYGGLQFNLGTWRANGGSGMPHTASKDEQIRVAENVAARQGMGAWPVCGRRG; encoded by the coding sequence GTGAAGAACATCCGCACAACGCTTGGACTGGTTGCCGTTGCTGGGGCAGTTGCTGTGGCCCCGATGGTCATCGGTACCGGTACCGCGAATGCGGACGGCGGCCACAACTGGGATGCCGTTGCAGCCTGTGAGTCTGGTGGCAACTGGGCCATCAACACCGGCAACGGCTACTACGGCGGGCTGCAGTTCAACCTCGGCACCTGGCGTGCCAACGGCGGCTCGGGCATGCCCCACACCGCCAGCAAGGATGAGCAGATCCGAGTCGCCGAGAACGTCGCCGCCCGTCAGGGCATGGGCGCTTGGCCGGTCTGCGGCCGTCGCGGCTGA
- the mobA gene encoding molybdenum cofactor guanylyltransferase, with protein sequence MTEDAPPAAVVLAGGASRRMGRDKATVRFRGPAGEITFVEQVVNTLRARCPQVFVIAARGQALPDLDAEVLRDATPGVGPLLATARGLRAAADAGYPRAFVCAVDMPYLTAELIDELADHAARVDADVVLPWDGRDHYLAGVYRTALAARADELVAHGRRSMRALVDTVDTQRVVMDRQRALVNVNSPDDFV encoded by the coding sequence TTGACCGAAGACGCCCCGCCGGCCGCAGTTGTATTGGCCGGCGGGGCGTCTCGTCGTATGGGGCGCGACAAGGCCACCGTGCGATTCCGCGGGCCGGCGGGGGAGATCACGTTCGTCGAACAGGTCGTGAACACGCTGCGAGCGCGGTGCCCGCAGGTGTTCGTCATCGCTGCCCGCGGCCAGGCGCTGCCTGACCTGGACGCGGAAGTGCTGCGGGATGCGACCCCCGGGGTCGGCCCGTTGCTGGCCACCGCCCGTGGGCTGCGCGCTGCGGCCGACGCCGGATACCCGCGCGCCTTCGTGTGCGCCGTGGACATGCCGTATCTGACGGCCGAGTTGATCGACGAGCTCGCCGACCATGCGGCACGGGTGGACGCCGACGTGGTGCTGCCCTGGGACGGGCGCGATCACTACCTGGCCGGCGTCTACCGCACTGCCCTGGCGGCCCGGGCCGACGAGCTGGTGGCGCACGGGCGACGCAGCATGCGGGCCCTGGTCGACACCGTCGACACCCAGCGGGTGGTGATGGACCGGCAGCGGGCACTGGTCAACGTCAACAGCCCGGACGATTTCGTCTGA
- a CDS encoding 2-oxoacid:ferredoxin oxidoreductase subunit beta — MTDLIGADLGLTEALSKNALVPTTDQPQKGKDFTSDQEVRWCPGCGDYVILNTIRNFLPELGLRRENIAFISGIGCSSRFPYYLETYGFHSIHGRAPTIATGLALARPDLSVWVVTGDGDSLSIGGNHLIHALRRNINITILLFNNRIYGLTKGQYSPTSEVGKVTKSTPMGSLDQPFNPVSLALGAEATFVGRALDSDRKGLTEVLKGAAAHRGAAIVEILQDCPIFNDGSFDPLRKEGAEDRLINLVHGQPITFGAENEFCVTKSGYGLEIGKTADVDPSDIVVHNAHLDDPAYAFALSRLSEQNLEHTVMGIFRSVDRPTYDDEARLQLKTAMDSKAHDTAALQSLLRGKDTWTVDE, encoded by the coding sequence ATGACGGATCTGATCGGTGCTGATCTGGGCCTGACCGAAGCCCTCAGCAAGAATGCCCTGGTCCCGACCACGGACCAGCCGCAGAAGGGCAAGGACTTCACCAGCGACCAAGAGGTGCGCTGGTGCCCGGGCTGTGGTGACTACGTCATCCTCAACACCATCCGTAACTTCCTGCCGGAGCTCGGCCTGCGCCGCGAGAACATCGCGTTCATCAGCGGCATCGGCTGCTCGAGCCGGTTCCCGTACTACCTGGAGACCTACGGCTTCCACTCGATCCACGGTCGCGCCCCGACCATCGCGACCGGCCTGGCGCTCGCGCGTCCGGACCTGTCGGTGTGGGTCGTCACCGGTGACGGTGACTCGCTGTCGATCGGTGGTAACCACCTGATCCACGCGCTGCGCCGCAACATCAACATCACGATCCTGCTGTTCAACAACCGGATCTACGGTCTGACCAAGGGGCAGTACTCGCCGACCTCGGAGGTTGGCAAGGTCACCAAGTCGACCCCGATGGGCTCGCTGGACCAGCCGTTCAACCCCGTGTCGCTGGCGCTGGGTGCCGAGGCGACGTTCGTCGGCCGGGCGCTGGATTCCGACCGCAAGGGTCTGACCGAGGTGCTCAAGGGCGCGGCTGCGCACCGCGGTGCCGCCATCGTCGAGATTCTGCAGGACTGCCCGATCTTCAACGACGGCTCGTTCGACCCGCTGCGCAAGGAAGGCGCCGAGGACCGGTTGATCAACCTGGTGCACGGCCAGCCGATCACCTTCGGTGCCGAGAACGAGTTCTGCGTGACCAAGTCCGGCTACGGACTGGAGATCGGCAAGACTGCTGACGTCGATCCGTCGGACATCGTGGTGCACAACGCCCATCTCGACGATCCGGCCTACGCGTTCGCGCTGTCGCGCCTGTCGGAGCAGAACCTCGAGCACACCGTGATGGGCATCTTCCGTTCGGTGGACCGCCCGACCTACGACGACGAAGCGCGTCTGCAGCTGAAGACGGCGATGGATTCCAAGGCGCATGACACCGCCGCTCTGCAATCCTTGCTGCGTGGCAAGGACACCTGGACAGTCGACGAGTAA